The following DNA comes from Anastrepha obliqua isolate idAnaObli1 chromosome 1, idAnaObli1_1.0, whole genome shotgun sequence.
TGCTTCTTGATGAGATCAAAGCGTTGATTTGTGTTCATCTCCTTAAACCTCAAGCAACCGACGAGTTTATGGTTGGAACTGGAACAAAGAACACAATTAGAGTTAGCGATAGCAAATGCCGAATTTTGCATGCGattgcttacgcgattttgcttGCCAGACTCGGGTTTTCGTTGTGACGATGACTCGCATGAGTGCAAGAACTGGCAATGTCGTTCCACGACTTGAGTGCACTGTGACCAAGTTGGAAGCGACTTGTAGTCCAGTGACTCGTTCCATTTGTTTCTGGTTTGCTGATCACACTTGCCCATCACAATGTTAATTAACAATGCTTGTGCGATGTTTGCAAATGTTCCCACTGACTCCAAGGAGCTAAAAATTACCGATGCCTTGTCTACTAAACTGCGCAGCTGTTGAGCGTTCGACCTTTCCAGTGCCGTTAATGAGAACAGTGAGGCAATGCCTTCCAAAAAAATCAACCTTGGGTTGTCGAACCGTTGCTTGAGCCTATCCAAAGCCTTCGGATAGTTTTCGCTAGTGACTTGGAATGCATTAACAGTTTCTAGCGCGAGACCCTTTAAACAAGTTaaaaggtaattaaatttttcgatgtTCGACAGCCTCGGTTCACGAGCAATAATTTGGGTAAATGAAGTGATAAAGTTCTTGTTGTCTGCGTAATCGCCATTAAATGTTGGCAATGATAATCTTGGCAGATGTGACGAGGGCTTAACAACTGCTGCTGTTGACGTTTCGGGGAAGTGCACTGTACTGTTATCATCTTCTCCAAGTTGCGCTTGGATATTCAGCTTAACTGTTACGTAGCTATCTTCCAGATCTGCGCGGCCGTTGTTAATTGGATCTAAATCCTCAATATCAGCTTGGACGGATAAGGCCTGCTTGAAGTAAGATTCCAGTATTCCTAGTCGACACTGAAGCTCAGCATTGGAAAGTTTATCATCTGACTCCCTTGCCGCTTCGACGATCGATTCTTCAAGAGACATGGTTGCTAAACACGATGTGATGTTGCGAAAATATTCCTGCTGGGTAACTGACTGCTGTGCTGGCGGTCAAATGTTGACGCAGgcgacagcaaaaaaaaaatacgaagaaATGCACAAACAGCGCAGCTTCAATGTGCGAGAGCAGCGAAAGTAGCGATGGCAAAACGACGCGATGTTAACGGCTTATTTTAGCAGCGTAGCGGTATACGTTTCCAACGAACGGTGAATTCGACCTTTTGGAGTGACGAAATTTATTGTGTGCTTGCCAAAAAT
Coding sequences within:
- the LOC129237929 gene encoding uncharacterized protein LOC129237929 produces the protein MSLEESIVEAARESDDKLSNAELQCRLGILESYFKQALSVQADIEDLDPINNGRADLEDSYVTVKLNIQAQLGEDDNSTVHFPETSTAAVVKPSSHLPRLSLPTFNGDYADNKNFITSFTQIIAREPRLSNIEKFNYLLTCLKGLALETVNAFQVTSENYPKALDRLKQRFDNPRLIFLEGIASLFSLTALERSNAQQLRSLVDKASVIFSSLESVGTFANIAQALLINIVMGKCDQQTRNKWNESLDYKSLPTWSQCTQVVERHCQFLHSCESSSQRKPESGKQNRVSNRMQNSAFAIANSNCVLCSSSNHKLVGCLRFKEMNTNQRFDLIKKHDLCINCLGNGHRMIQCPSKNRCRCCNRAHHTLLHHENASQTTQTTPVAGPAFQPSGSTRPTWQTSSQESTATHSHMGASEGGQVILATAMILVKDATAYQPDAEIDTSGWSLPANTKLADEMFFRPRRIDLLLGTEAFFDALAVGQIRLGPNLPTLQKTLFGWVVSGWFRGDYNVTSSSCLLSNETSIDENLQRLWQLEAIDTSPKPTQPDYRICEEHFTKTTYQDHTGRITVSLPFTDNPICLGDSFDIARRRFLALERRLLRSPEIRPQYIAFMEEYESLGHMSVVAHPNLKEPHY